TCTGATCGGCCTGGGTTTGATCGTTTACGCGGCCTCGGCGCTGACCACCACGCCTAGCGGGCTGCTGATCGCCGCCGTCCTGTACGTCTCGGCGCTGACCATCGTGTACTGCATCTGGCTGGCGCTGTCTACCACGGCGTTCTGGTTCGTCAAGACACAGAACGTGGCCGAACTGTTCAACGGCATCTTCGGGGCAGGCCGCTTTCCAGTCACGGCCTTTCCGTTGCCAGTGCGTTTCGCGCTGACGTTCATCGTCCCGATTGCCCTGATCACCACCGTGCCCGCGCAGGCCATGACGGGTCGCCTCTCGCCCGCGCTGGCGATTGCCTCGCCCCTGGTGGCTGCCGGGCTGTTCGCCGTGACCCGCTGGTTCTGGCTGCGGGCGGTGGCCAGTTACACAAGTGCCAGCAGCTGATGCTGGGCGACAGACTGGAACGGTTGACCGGCGCGCTGTCCCGCGAGGGCTATGGGCTCCGGGCCGAGGTAGACCCCACCAGCCTCGCCGCGCTGGACGCCTCGTTGCAATCTCAGGACGTCGTTCTGGAGCTTCAAACCCTGCGCCGGGTCGCCTGGGCTGCACTGGGACAGGCCAGCCCCCAGCGTGTCAGGCTCACGACAGAGGCCCGCGCCCGCCTGTCGCACCTGACTGATCTGCGCGACGTCTTTTCACCCGCCGACGCCGAACGAGTGGGCCGCGAATTCGCGGGCGAGCGGTGGCTGGCCCCCGATCTGCTGGCCGCGCGTCCATGGCTCGATTCGCGCACGCCTCCGAAGGAGGTTGTCCCCGCCGTCATGCAGTCGCAGTGGTCTGGGCTGGTGGGGCTGCTGGGCGAGCATGGTCCCTGGGTCTATACCGCCAATGTGGCCGATCTCCAGCTTCTGGGCCGACTGTACGGCGAACTGGTCAGGGCCGCCTCGCAGGCGCAGGAAGATCAGGCGCTGGACGCCGCTCTGGGGCAAGCGGACCAGCCCTCATTGCTGGCCCGACTGGAGGCCACCGATTATCGCCAGTCGTCTGGCACAGCTATGGGGGTTGATCTGGCCACGCTGGAATCCGCCTTCTGGGATGCGGCAAAGGCCCAGGCGCGGCGGGACTGGGAGGGATGGCAGACAAGGCATGGGCGTTAAGCTGGGCCTGCTCTGGTGGCTACTTCCCTGGCGGTAGATGGGAATAGTTGTCTGGCACGGACTGGGAATCCGTCAAACTGGACGCCCTACGGGAGCGGCTTCAGTCTTGACGGCGGATCAGCCGATGGACTGATACTCAGTCGTCTTTAAACGTCATACTTTGGCTAAAGTTTCGATCTGAAATAAGGGTCAGCCTTGCCCGCCCTGCCGTGCGTAATCCCGGCGGATCATCGCGTTGCCGCGCGTCATGCCTAAACGTTTGTAGAACGGCACCAGTTCGTCGTCACAGGCGGTATCAATCATGTACAGGCCGTCCAGTTGCGCGAACAGACTCTCCATCAGGCTTGAGGCTATGCCCAGCCCGCGCCACTGGGAGCGAACCTCCAGCAGCGGAATATACGCGCACAGCACGCCGTCGCTGATGGCATTGACGAAGCCAATCACTTGCCCGCCCTCTACAGCCAGGGCAATCCGGTGGGAGCCCGTAAGAATCCGGTGAAGGGTCTGGGGTGTGGGCGGGTTGGGCCAGCCCTCGAAAAAGCCGTTCAGCTCAGCAGGCGTGATGCCTTCCAGGGTCGTTTGAAGGTGCATGCTCCAGCCTGAAGCATGATCCAAGCCTAAGCATCGGCCATCTGGCGCACTTTGTGTGATCGCCTTACATTGACCGCATGCCCGACGCCACTCCCAAGCTGTTCCAACCGCTCAAACTTCAGGGGCTGACTCTACCCAACCGGATTGTCGTGTCGCCCATGTGCATGTACAGCGCACACAACGGACTGGCGAACGATTTCCACCTCGTCCACCTGGGCCAGTTTGCGCTGGCCGCGCCGGGTCTGATTTTCACGGAGGCCGCCGCCGTCTCACCCGAGGGCCGGATCAGCCCCGAGGATCTGGGTCTGTGGGCCGACGAACACATCATTCCGCTGGGGCGCATTACTGACTTTATCCACGCGCAGGGTGGTCGGATCGCCATTCAGCTGGCGCACGCCGGGCGCAAGGCCAGCACCTACGCGCCGTGGCGAGGGAAGGGAGCAGTGGCCCATGAGTACGGGGGCTGGGGCGTCATCGGGCCGGACACACAGCCCTTCTCGCCCACCTTTCACACCCCGAATGCCATGACCACCGCTGATATCGAGCGCGTCACGCAGGACTTTGTTGCTGCCGCCCAGCGTGCGGAAATCGCGGGCTTCGATGTCGTCGAGATTCACGCCGCGCACGGCTACCTGCTGCACCAGTTCATGTCGCCGCTGTCGAACTCGCGCACCGACGACTACGGCGGCTCCTTTGAGAACCGGACACGTTTTGTCATGGAAGTCGTGCGCGCCGTACGCGGCGGCTGGCCCATGCACAAGCCGCTGTTCGTACGCGTGAGCGCGACCGACTGGGCCGAGGGCGGCTGGGATCTGGAACAGACGGTCAAGCTCGCAGGTCTGCTATGGCGCGAGGGTGTGGACGTGCTGGACGTCAGCAGCGGCGGTTTGACCACGGCGCAGCAGATCACGTCCGCTCCGGGTTACCAGGTGCCGTTTGCGGCGGCGGTCAAGCATGCAGTAAGCGAACTGGAAGTCATGGCCGTGGGCATGATCGAGAGTCCGCAGCAGGCCGAGGACATTCTTCAAAAGGATGAGGCCGCCCTGATTGCGCTGGGGCGTCCGTTGCTGGGTGATCCTCACTGGGCGTGGCACGCCGCGCAGCAACTCGGGGTCAAGCCAGAAGTGGCCGCGCAGTACCAGCGTGGCAATCGATTGGACTAACGGCTGCGCCGCCGAAAGTCGTCGCCCACTGCCTCTCACTCCCGCACACCGCAAGCTCGTCAGCCGTAGACGGGCAACTCATCGGTAAAGCGGCCGTCCAGCAGGTGCAGCACCCGGTCGGCGTATCCGGCCAGACGGTCATCGTGCGTCACAAGCAGCACGCCTGCGCCTTCCTCACGGGCCAGGGCCACCAGCAGGGCGGCAACGTTGGTGGCATTGGCGCGGTCCAGGCTCCCGGTGGGTTCGTCGGCCAGCACCACCGCCGGGCCGGAGGCCAGTGCTCGGGCCACCGCCACCCGCTGGCGCTCGCCACCACTGAGAACGTCTGGAAAGGTGGCCTCGCGCCCGGATAGGCCCACGCGGGCCAGCAGGGCGTGTGCACGGGCGGAGTCGCTCTGGCCGACTAGCCGCATGGGGATCAGTACGTTGTCCAGCACGCTCAGGTCCTCCAGCAGATAATGGTGTTGAAAGACCAGCCCCACCCGGCCGGCCCGCCGCACTGCTCTTGCCTGCGTGTCCAGCGTGTCGGCCCGCTCCCCGGCCCACCAGATCTGCCCCTCATCTGGCACGTCCAGCCCGCCCAGCAGGTGTAACAGCGTACTCTTTCCGCTGCCCGATGGTCCGGTCACGGCCACCACCTCTCCAGGACGAACCTGCAACGAAACGCCGTGCAGCACTGTCAGGGCTCCAAAACTGTGGCGAAGGTCCAGGGCTTCGAGGGCGGGGGGAACGGCGAGGGTCACACGGCGCATCTTAGCCCGCAGGTCCGCCAACCTCCCAGGATTCGGCCAGAAGGGCTGCCACCTATTGCAACGCGCTCTCCGTTCCTGACGATCCTTTCCGCGCTACCCTGTCATCAATGCACCGTCTGGCCGAGTTAAAGAGAAATCCCCTGTTCCTGAATGTGGCCGACGATGCCCTGCGTGAAGCGGCCCGCGTGGTCACCCGGCGGCAGTTCGGGGCAGGCGAAGTGGTGCTGGAACAGGAAACTGCGGGCGAGGCGCTGCACCTGCTGGTGTCGGGCACGGTGCGCGTCAGCCGGGTGGGACCGGGCAGCCATGGGCGCGTGATGGGCGACGTGTACGCTCCCGGCGTGATCGGCGAGACGGCGGTGCTCGGCGGCGGTGAACGTAGCGCCACCGTGATCGCCCTGAACAACGTGAGCACCCTGATGCTGTACCGCACCCATTTCGAGCAGTTGCTCACGCGTCACCCGCAGGTGCTGTGGAACCTCAGCGCGATGCTGGTGGCGCGCGTGACCGCTCTGAACGACGAGCTGATCGCCTTCGGCCTGAACACCGAGGCGGCGCTGAGCCATGTCTTCACCGGTCAGTACCGTCAGCGCGTGGCGGCGGGGGTTGAGGCTCCGGCCACGCTACCGCTGAGCATCAGTGACATCATGATGCGCGTTTCGGCCAGCCGTGAGACGGTGGTCCGCGTGCTGCGCAAGCTGGAACGGCAGGGCTTTCTGAGCCTGACGCCCCACAGCGTCATTCTGCTGAACCCGCAGGGGATCGAGGAAGTCATCCTCGACGAGCTGAACGCGGCGGAGTAGCCCTGGACCTCATTCGCCTGAAGTGGGCTGTGGACCCGCTATCCTGCCCGCATGCGACTGGTCAGAATGACGTGGAACGGCGGGGCACACTGGGGCGAGGTCAGCGGCGAGACCGTGCAGTTCACGGACGGCATGGCCGGGCCGCGCACCGGGGAGAGCGCTCCTTTTGACGAGGCCGCTCTGCTGCCCCCTGCCGAGCCCACCAAGATCGTTTGCGTGGGCCGCAATTACCTGGACCATATCCGTGAACTGGGCAACGACAAGGGTGACCTGCCCGCCGAGCCCGGCATCTTCCTGAAAGGCCCGAACGCTCTGGCGGAGCCGGGCGGCACAGTGGAGGCCCCTGACTGGAGCGACAACTTCCACTTCGAGGGCGAACTGGCGCTGGTGATGGGCACTCGGGCGCAGGGCCTGACGCCGGAAAACGCCCTGTCCGCCGTCGCGGGCTACACCTGCGGCCTGGATCTGACCGCCCGTGACCGCCAGAAGACGGATCTGCAATGGTTCCGTGCCAAGGCGGCGGACCGGTTTTGCCCGCTGGGGCCGTGGCTGGAAACCGAGCTGAACCCGGCGGACCTGCGCGTACAGACCCGCGTGAACGGCGAGAGCAAACAGGACAGCCGCACCAGCCTGATGATCTTCGACGTGCCAGCCATCCTGACCTACGTGACCCGCTTCGTGACCCTGGAACCGGGCGACGTGGTGCTGACCGGCACGCCCGAGGGCGTTGGCCCCCTGAAAGCGGGCGACACGGTAGAAGTGGACGTGGAGGGTGTGGGCGTCCTGGTGACCCAGATCGGGTAAGCGCTGGGGACAAAGGCGATTGCATGTGGCCGCGTCGATCACGCCCAGTTTCAGATGACTCTTCCTGGTTGCATGGGTCTCGAGTGGCGCGGGCAATTCCCCTCCTGGATCGAGAGGGAACTGCGTGGGAATGGGGGAGACGATGGATCAGATCCGGATGGAACGGCGCAAGCTGGCCTCCCAGATCCTCTTCAAAAAGCTGTAGTGGCCTATCCCCATCGCGTGCCCTACAACCATGAACCCCGCGTCACCCAGGCTTGCGCCGAGCCGATCTGATGAACAGGTGCCTGACCTTGGCGTGGGAAGCCCTGACAAAAGCGGTCTGGAATCCATAGAGAGCCGGCCCTCTCTCCGGAACAGACCGGGCGGGATAGACTGCCGTTCATGATTGGAAAAACGTACAAGACGATGCTCGGCGGACGCGAGCTGAGCATCGAGACCGGCAAGCTCGCCAAGCTGGTCAGCGGCAGCGTTCAATTGCGGTATGGCGACACCATGCTGCTCGTGACGGCACAGGCCCGCGACGACAAGAGCACGCTGGACTTTCTGCCTCTGACCGTGGAGTTCGAGGAACGCCACTACGCCGTGGGCAAGATCCCGGGGTCATTCCACCGCCGTGAGGGCCGCCCCGGCGAGAAGGCCATTCTGGGCGCCCGCATCACGGACCGCCAGATCCGCCCGCTGTTTCCCAAGGGTTATCGCCACGAAACACAGGTGATCATCACCGTCATCAGTGCTGACGGGCAGAACGCGCCGGACGTGTTGGGACCAGTCGGTGCGTCGGCAGCCCTGTCGATCAGCGACATTCCCTGGGCTGGTCCCACCGCCTGCGTGCGCGTGGGCCAGATCGACGGTCAGTACGTCATTAACCCCACCGCCGACCAGCTGATCCGCAGCCGCATGGATCTGGTGGTGGCCGGGACGAAGGACGCCGTCATGATGGTGGAGGCCGGCGCACAGAACGCCTCCGAGGAAGATCTGGTGGGAGCCATCGAGTTCGCCCACGCCGAGATGCAGGGTGTGATCTCGTTGATCGAGACCATGCGCGAGGAGATGGGCCAGGAGAAGTTCAACTTCCTGCAGGAAACCGATCTGACCACCGACCTCGTCCCCGAAATCGCGGAGAAGGCGAGGGCCAACGGACTCA
This genomic interval from Deinococcus humi contains the following:
- a CDS encoding ABC transporter permease; protein product: MTRYLRLIRIFTGATVSAQLEYRANFIGAVLSSLGQVGVALLAIGVLFGQGSDTVGGWTFREALLVTGFFILTEGFIAVFVQPNMSRIAEAIRTGNMDFTLLKPLDAQFSVSTRYLNVLRAPDLLIGLGLIVYAASALTTTPSGLLIAAVLYVSALTIVYCIWLALSTTAFWFVKTQNVAELFNGIFGAGRFPVTAFPLPVRFALTFIVPIALITTVPAQAMTGRLSPALAIASPLVAAGLFAVTRWFWLRAVASYTSASS
- a CDS encoding GNAT family N-acetyltransferase, producing the protein MHLQTTLEGITPAELNGFFEGWPNPPTPQTLHRILTGSHRIALAVEGGQVIGFVNAISDGVLCAYIPLLEVRSQWRGLGIASSLMESLFAQLDGLYMIDTACDDELVPFYKRLGMTRGNAMIRRDYARQGGQG
- a CDS encoding NADH:flavin oxidoreductase/NADH oxidase → MPDATPKLFQPLKLQGLTLPNRIVVSPMCMYSAHNGLANDFHLVHLGQFALAAPGLIFTEAAAVSPEGRISPEDLGLWADEHIIPLGRITDFIHAQGGRIAIQLAHAGRKASTYAPWRGKGAVAHEYGGWGVIGPDTQPFSPTFHTPNAMTTADIERVTQDFVAAAQRAEIAGFDVVEIHAAHGYLLHQFMSPLSNSRTDDYGGSFENRTRFVMEVVRAVRGGWPMHKPLFVRVSATDWAEGGWDLEQTVKLAGLLWREGVDVLDVSSGGLTTAQQITSAPGYQVPFAAAVKHAVSELEVMAVGMIESPQQAEDILQKDEAALIALGRPLLGDPHWAWHAAQQLGVKPEVAAQYQRGNRLD
- a CDS encoding ABC transporter ATP-binding protein, giving the protein MRRVTLAVPPALEALDLRHSFGALTVLHGVSLQVRPGEVVAVTGPSGSGKSTLLHLLGGLDVPDEGQIWWAGERADTLDTQARAVRRAGRVGLVFQHHYLLEDLSVLDNVLIPMRLVGQSDSARAHALLARVGLSGREATFPDVLSGGERQRVAVARALASGPAVVLADEPTGSLDRANATNVAALLVALAREEGAGVLLVTHDDRLAGYADRVLHLLDGRFTDELPVYG
- a CDS encoding Crp/Fnr family transcriptional regulator; protein product: MHRLAELKRNPLFLNVADDALREAARVVTRRQFGAGEVVLEQETAGEALHLLVSGTVRVSRVGPGSHGRVMGDVYAPGVIGETAVLGGGERSATVIALNNVSTLMLYRTHFEQLLTRHPQVLWNLSAMLVARVTALNDELIAFGLNTEAALSHVFTGQYRQRVAAGVEAPATLPLSISDIMMRVSASRETVVRVLRKLERQGFLSLTPHSVILLNPQGIEEVILDELNAAE
- a CDS encoding fumarylacetoacetate hydrolase family protein, yielding MRLVRMTWNGGAHWGEVSGETVQFTDGMAGPRTGESAPFDEAALLPPAEPTKIVCVGRNYLDHIRELGNDKGDLPAEPGIFLKGPNALAEPGGTVEAPDWSDNFHFEGELALVMGTRAQGLTPENALSAVAGYTCGLDLTARDRQKTDLQWFRAKAADRFCPLGPWLETELNPADLRVQTRVNGESKQDSRTSLMIFDVPAILTYVTRFVTLEPGDVVLTGTPEGVGPLKAGDTVEVDVEGVGVLVTQIG